A window from Lactiplantibacillus pentosus encodes these proteins:
- a CDS encoding YlmH family RNA-binding protein: MNDNLKQHFRDSEAPFIEQVTGWLRQVADQYRPILTAFLNPRQVYIAQTLANQLDDVRMRAYGGFEGAELQRILFYPPYYEPEAADFQITLFNIVYPVKFATLKHGQILGTLANAGVERDVFGDIITDGEHWQFVCESEMADYFNDQIDRFGKTKVHLTAVAGSEVIAREDDWEPVTTTVSSLRADSIIKAAFNLSRHHAKELIEGGKVRLNWAELPKADYELALLDMLSVNHYGRVRLAEISGETKKARLRITLNIIHSK, encoded by the coding sequence GTGAATGATAATCTAAAACAACATTTTCGCGATAGTGAAGCCCCATTTATTGAACAGGTCACGGGGTGGCTCCGCCAAGTTGCGGACCAGTACCGACCGATCTTAACGGCGTTTTTGAACCCACGTCAAGTGTACATTGCCCAGACACTGGCTAACCAGCTGGATGATGTACGGATGCGCGCGTACGGCGGTTTTGAGGGTGCAGAATTGCAGCGGATCTTATTTTATCCGCCATATTACGAACCCGAGGCCGCAGATTTTCAAATCACATTATTCAACATTGTCTACCCAGTCAAGTTTGCGACGCTCAAACATGGTCAAATACTGGGAACGTTGGCAAATGCCGGCGTAGAGCGGGATGTCTTTGGTGATATTATCACTGATGGTGAGCACTGGCAGTTTGTGTGTGAGTCTGAGATGGCGGATTACTTTAATGATCAGATTGATCGGTTTGGTAAGACGAAAGTGCATCTAACGGCGGTTGCAGGATCCGAAGTAATTGCTCGTGAAGATGACTGGGAACCTGTCACAACGACGGTCAGCTCACTACGCGCGGATAGTATCATCAAAGCCGCATTCAACTTGTCGCGGCATCACGCTAAGGAATTGATCGAGGGTGGCAAGGTCCGCCTGAACTGGGCAGAGTTGCCTAAAGCCGATTATGAATTGGCGCTACTCGATATGCTTAGTGTGAACCACTATGGCCGCGTGCGACTCGCCGAAATCAGCGGCGAGACCAAGAAGGCGCGACTGCGAATAACGTTAAATATTATTCATAGTAAATAA
- a CDS encoding cell division protein FtsQ/DivIB, whose amino-acid sequence MAIFRKKPKEREHPEQLTPWERFQREAAENQRAEQKRHHRWSGKRLRIGDKLPKLKTQRRRLLFKRVAILMSIFLVGAAVAGYFISPLSHVQAVTVRGTNQLTTAQVKTATKIDTGVALWSVIGHDQQTTKRARHAQPQIGKVTTQLVGYNRVRVTVKEIRIAGYLSTGQHYRRILENGLILKGTYSQPGGGSPIYANFKSGQRLEKMIAQYAKLSSAVKHNISEIKFAPNKSNPERVHLYMNDGNEVYATISTFASKMAYYPGISAKMKSKGVINLEVGAYSYPFKNQNN is encoded by the coding sequence ATGGCCATTTTCCGTAAAAAGCCGAAAGAACGCGAGCACCCGGAGCAGCTCACCCCATGGGAACGGTTTCAGCGTGAAGCGGCCGAGAACCAACGTGCCGAACAGAAGCGCCATCATCGGTGGTCGGGTAAACGACTCCGAATCGGTGATAAGTTGCCCAAGCTGAAAACGCAGCGGCGGCGGCTACTGTTCAAGCGGGTCGCGATTCTGATGAGTATCTTTTTAGTTGGTGCGGCGGTTGCCGGCTACTTTATCTCACCACTAAGCCATGTTCAAGCGGTCACAGTTCGTGGGACCAACCAGCTAACGACAGCTCAGGTCAAAACGGCCACTAAGATCGATACTGGCGTCGCACTTTGGTCCGTGATTGGTCATGATCAACAGACGACCAAACGCGCCCGCCACGCGCAACCTCAGATTGGCAAGGTAACCACGCAGTTAGTTGGTTATAATCGGGTACGAGTGACGGTCAAAGAGATTCGCATCGCTGGTTATCTATCAACCGGTCAACACTACCGGCGCATCTTGGAGAACGGGTTGATTTTAAAGGGCACTTATTCGCAGCCCGGTGGTGGTTCGCCGATCTATGCCAATTTCAAGAGTGGTCAGCGGCTTGAGAAAATGATTGCCCAATACGCGAAGTTATCATCCGCGGTCAAACATAATATCTCTGAAATCAAGTTTGCACCGAACAAATCGAATCCGGAACGGGTCCACTTGTATATGAATGATGGCAATGAAGTGTATGCGACCATCAGTACTTTTGCTAGCAAGATGGCCTATTATCCGGGGATTTCAGCCAAGATGAAGTCCAAGGGTGTCATCAATCTTGAGGTGGGAGCTTACTCCTATCCGTTCAAGAATCAGAATAATTGA
- the ftsA gene encoding cell division protein FtsA, with amino-acid sequence MDNSGIYVGLDIGTTSIKVIVAERVKGQMNVIGVGSARSNGLSRGVIVDIDKAAETIRSAVRQAEEKASIEIKKVIAGVPANLVKIERCRGMIAVADESKEINNEDVQNVAAAALVQSLPPEREVLDVIPEEFVVDGFDGIKDPRGMVGVRLEMHGTLFTGPKTIIHNTRKALEKAGLQIEQIVIAPLALSSLVLNDGEQDFGSIIVDMGGGQTTAAVIHDHQLKYTYVDQEGGQYITKDISVVLNTSIENAEKLKRDYGYADAQQASDDELFPVDVVGQSTPEQISEQYLAEIIEARLDQIFDKVKQHLDEIRALELPGGIVLTGGVAAIPGITDLASQRFGTRVRVFTPNQMGLRHPSFDEALAVIKYQAALSDVTLLVKSALTGDTRASVAREFSEVTPAPEPTAPQPKQTTKKQPVKQEQPKQADPNHKGTVERVKGFFNHFFD; translated from the coding sequence ATGGATAATTCAGGAATTTATGTCGGACTTGATATAGGGACCACCTCAATAAAAGTCATTGTTGCTGAACGTGTTAAAGGGCAAATGAACGTTATTGGTGTGGGAAGCGCACGTTCTAATGGTTTAAGTCGTGGGGTCATTGTCGATATTGACAAGGCGGCCGAAACGATTCGATCAGCAGTACGCCAAGCTGAAGAAAAAGCAAGTATCGAAATAAAAAAGGTGATTGCGGGAGTTCCCGCTAACCTGGTCAAAATTGAACGTTGCCGTGGCATGATTGCTGTCGCGGATGAATCCAAAGAAATTAATAATGAAGATGTCCAAAACGTTGCGGCGGCCGCATTAGTTCAAAGCTTGCCACCAGAACGGGAAGTCTTAGATGTCATTCCAGAAGAATTCGTCGTTGATGGCTTTGATGGCATCAAGGATCCACGCGGAATGGTCGGTGTCCGGCTTGAAATGCACGGGACACTGTTTACTGGTCCGAAAACGATCATTCACAACACCCGTAAGGCACTCGAAAAGGCCGGCCTTCAGATTGAACAAATCGTGATTGCCCCCTTAGCGTTGAGCTCACTCGTGTTGAATGATGGTGAACAGGATTTTGGTTCGATCATCGTTGATATGGGTGGTGGTCAAACGACCGCTGCGGTCATCCATGATCACCAACTCAAATATACTTATGTTGATCAAGAAGGCGGCCAGTATATTACGAAGGATATCTCAGTCGTTTTGAATACGTCGATTGAAAATGCCGAAAAACTCAAACGAGACTATGGCTATGCCGATGCTCAGCAGGCCTCGGATGATGAGCTATTTCCAGTCGATGTTGTTGGGCAGAGTACCCCCGAACAAATCAGTGAGCAATACTTAGCAGAAATCATCGAAGCACGGCTTGATCAGATTTTCGACAAGGTCAAACAACATTTGGATGAGATTCGGGCTCTGGAATTGCCAGGTGGCATCGTGTTAACAGGTGGTGTTGCCGCGATCCCTGGCATTACGGACCTTGCTTCACAGCGTTTTGGCACGCGGGTCCGGGTCTTCACACCTAACCAGATGGGCTTAAGGCATCCGTCATTTGATGAAGCGTTAGCTGTTATCAAATACCAAGCGGCTTTAAGTGATGTCACGTTGCTCGTGAAGAGTGCCTTGACGGGAGATACTCGTGCGAGTGTTGCTCGAGAATTCTCAGAAGTAACACCAGCACCAGAACCAACCGCGCCACAACCGAAACAAACAACTAAAAAACAGCCAGTTAAACAGGAGCAACCGAAACAGGCTGATCCAAATCATAAGGGGACCGTTGAACGGGTCAAGGGCTTCTTCAACCACTTCTTTGATTAA
- a CDS encoding cell division protein SepF: MAGFISNFFGVGDSDDQYEEPTQASQAAAPTEPATNTRSTPKVVPMQGGKSVNSKIALFEPKIYSDVKEIATQLLKNQAVIVNFDHVDDEMARRIVDFLTGTVFAINGEIERIGDEIFLCIPENYEVSGSTTSQFDSSKL; encoded by the coding sequence ATGGCCGGATTCATTAGTAACTTTTTTGGTGTTGGAGATTCTGATGATCAGTATGAGGAACCGACCCAAGCTTCACAAGCGGCGGCCCCCACTGAACCAGCGACCAACACGCGTTCGACACCGAAAGTTGTTCCCATGCAAGGTGGTAAATCAGTGAATAGTAAAATCGCCTTATTCGAACCGAAAATTTATTCGGATGTTAAGGAAATTGCGACCCAATTGCTTAAAAATCAAGCCGTGATCGTGAATTTTGACCACGTGGATGATGAGATGGCACGCCGGATCGTTGATTTTCTGACTGGGACGGTCTTTGCCATCAATGGCGAGATCGAACGCATCGGCGACGAGATTTTCCTTTGCATTCCAGAAAACTACGAAGTGTCAGGAAGCACAACTAGTCAGTTTGATTCCAGCAAATTATAA
- the ileS gene encoding isoleucine--tRNA ligase, with protein MRVKETLNLGKTKFKMRGNLPVKEVERQNLWAENKVYEQRQKLNEGKPSFILHDGPPYANGDIHMGHALNKITKDFIVRYKSMNGFRAPYVPGWDTHGLPIEQKLKQAGYDRKKMSDNEFRELCRKYALEQVDHQREEFKRLGVSGEWDNPYLTLKPEFEAAQVRVFGAFAKRHLIYRGKKPVFWSWSSESALAEAEVEYHDVTSPSAFYGERVIDGKGVLDDDTYLVVWTTTPWTIPASEGITVDASFDYVVVQPAGESRKFVLAAELLDENAERFGWEDVQVLKTVKGAELENVLCEHPFDHSRNLLTMLGDFVTLDSGTGLVHTAPGYGEDDYRIGQKYGLPIFAPVDNKGVLTEEAGADFAGVFYDDANEIALGKLKDAGLLLKYMPYEHSYPFDWRTKKPIIFRATPQWFASVGDMRDEILKSMDDVQFFPEWGKKRLYNMIRDRGDWVISRQRVWGVPLPIFYAEDGTAIMDEETINHVADLFGKYGSNIWFEREAKDLLPEGYTNEHSPKGTFTKETDIMDVWFDSGSSHQGVLAERPYLKYPADLYLEGSDQYRGWFNSSLITSVAVSGHAPYKQVLSQGFTLDDKGRKMSKSLGNTIAPADVIKQMGAEIVRMWVASVDTSSDVRVSMESFKQVADAYKKFRNTVRFMLGNTTDFDPKKDRVAFEDLASVDQYMAVRLNDFVAEIKDHYDHYDFLDIYKKLINFLTVDLSNFYLDIAKDIMYIDAEDSHSRRSMQTVFYDVLVALTKLFTPMLPHTTEEIWPFLKEPEEFAQLTDMPTVQNYANSAELTAQWSRFMDLRSDVLKALEEARDAKLIGKSLEAHLDLYVDADTQDFLDGLNTNVRQMLMVSALDMHALSDAPADAEAFGDTVAIKVSHADGEVCARCRMVKTDVGSDDAYPTLCARCAAIVRENYPESVATGLEA; from the coding sequence ATGCGCGTTAAAGAAACATTAAACCTCGGTAAGACCAAGTTTAAAATGCGTGGGAACTTACCGGTCAAGGAAGTTGAACGGCAAAACCTCTGGGCTGAAAACAAAGTCTATGAACAACGGCAAAAATTGAATGAAGGTAAGCCAAGCTTTATCTTACATGATGGCCCGCCATACGCAAACGGCGATATCCACATGGGGCACGCCTTAAATAAGATTACGAAGGATTTTATTGTTCGTTATAAATCGATGAATGGCTTCCGGGCACCGTACGTTCCTGGTTGGGATACCCACGGCCTACCAATCGAACAAAAGTTGAAACAAGCTGGCTACGACCGTAAGAAGATGTCGGATAATGAATTCCGTGAACTTTGTCGCAAGTATGCCTTAGAACAAGTTGACCACCAACGTGAAGAATTCAAACGGTTAGGGGTCAGCGGCGAATGGGACAACCCATACTTAACGTTGAAGCCTGAATTTGAAGCCGCACAAGTGCGAGTCTTTGGGGCCTTCGCTAAGCGCCACCTGATTTATCGGGGCAAAAAGCCAGTCTTCTGGTCATGGTCCTCTGAATCAGCCTTGGCAGAAGCCGAAGTTGAATATCATGACGTAACGTCACCATCTGCCTTCTACGGTGAACGGGTCATCGACGGTAAGGGTGTCTTAGATGACGATACTTACCTCGTGGTTTGGACGACGACGCCATGGACGATTCCAGCCTCTGAAGGGATCACCGTTGACGCTAGTTTTGATTACGTGGTCGTTCAACCAGCTGGTGAAAGCCGGAAGTTCGTGTTGGCAGCCGAATTATTGGATGAAAACGCAGAACGGTTTGGCTGGGAAGATGTTCAAGTGCTCAAGACGGTCAAGGGTGCTGAACTCGAAAACGTCTTGTGTGAACATCCATTTGACCATAGCCGCAACTTATTGACGATGCTTGGTGATTTCGTTACCTTGGATTCTGGTACTGGTCTTGTGCATACCGCACCTGGCTATGGGGAAGATGACTACCGGATCGGTCAAAAATACGGTTTGCCAATCTTTGCCCCAGTCGACAACAAAGGGGTACTGACTGAAGAGGCTGGTGCTGACTTTGCGGGTGTCTTCTATGACGATGCCAACGAAATTGCGCTAGGCAAATTGAAGGACGCCGGCTTGTTGCTCAAGTACATGCCATACGAACATAGTTATCCTTTCGACTGGCGGACTAAGAAGCCAATCATCTTCCGCGCAACGCCACAATGGTTTGCTTCGGTCGGTGACATGCGTGACGAAATTCTGAAGTCGATGGACGATGTTCAATTCTTCCCAGAATGGGGTAAGAAGCGGCTATACAACATGATTCGTGACCGTGGTGACTGGGTCATCTCACGGCAACGGGTCTGGGGTGTGCCACTCCCAATCTTCTATGCCGAAGATGGGACGGCCATCATGGACGAAGAAACCATCAATCACGTGGCTGATTTATTCGGCAAGTACGGGTCGAACATTTGGTTTGAACGTGAAGCCAAGGACTTATTACCAGAAGGCTACACGAATGAACATTCACCAAAGGGGACCTTTACGAAGGAAACTGATATTATGGATGTTTGGTTCGACTCCGGTTCGTCACACCAAGGTGTCTTAGCGGAACGGCCATACCTCAAATATCCTGCTGACCTGTATTTGGAAGGCTCCGACCAATATCGTGGTTGGTTCAACTCAAGTTTGATCACTAGTGTGGCGGTTTCTGGTCATGCACCTTACAAGCAAGTCTTATCACAAGGTTTTACCTTGGATGACAAGGGTCGCAAGATGAGTAAGTCACTGGGGAATACGATTGCCCCTGCAGATGTCATCAAGCAAATGGGTGCTGAAATCGTTCGGATGTGGGTCGCTTCCGTTGATACCAGTTCGGACGTGCGGGTCTCCATGGAAAGCTTCAAACAAGTCGCGGATGCTTACAAGAAGTTCCGGAATACGGTGCGCTTTATGTTAGGCAACACGACCGACTTCGATCCGAAGAAGGACCGGGTCGCATTTGAAGACTTAGCTAGTGTTGACCAATACATGGCTGTCCGGTTGAATGACTTTGTCGCTGAAATCAAAGATCATTACGATCACTATGACTTCCTCGATATTTACAAGAAGTTGATCAACTTCTTAACGGTTGATTTATCCAACTTCTACCTGGATATTGCGAAGGATATTATGTATATTGATGCGGAAGACAGTCATTCACGGCGTTCGATGCAGACGGTCTTCTACGACGTGCTGGTTGCTTTGACGAAGCTCTTTACGCCAATGTTGCCACATACGACCGAAGAAATTTGGCCATTCTTGAAGGAACCAGAAGAATTTGCGCAATTGACCGACATGCCAACGGTTCAAAACTATGCCAATAGTGCCGAATTAACGGCTCAGTGGTCACGGTTCATGGATCTTCGGAGTGACGTTTTGAAGGCCCTCGAAGAAGCTCGCGATGCCAAGCTGATTGGGAAATCCCTAGAAGCGCACTTAGACTTGTACGTGGATGCGGATACCCAAGACTTCTTGGACGGTTTGAACACCAATGTCCGGCAAATGTTGATGGTTTCAGCGCTTGATATGCACGCATTAAGCGATGCACCCGCTGATGCCGAAGCCTTTGGCGATACGGTTGCCATCAAAGTTAGCCATGCTGACGGCGAGGTTTGTGCCCGTTGCCGGATGGTCAAGACGGATGTCGGCAGTGACGATGCTTACCCAACGCTCTGTGCGCGGTGTGCCGCCATCGTTCGTGAGAATTACCCTGAATCAGTTGCAACTGGTTTGGAAGCTTAA
- a CDS encoding DivIVA domain-containing protein, producing the protein MVLSPDDIHNKEFSTKLRGYNIDEVNDFLEQIIKDYQITLKQNKDLQERLDASEGKLKYFNELKDSLNQSILVAQEAADKVKTNSKKEADIITREAQKQASDIVSEATDKSNQMIDDASQKAKRLSVETDDLKKQTRVFRQRLQVMLESQLEVVKSKDWDQLLSETNTADYTEIQHVLKEDSLDNSGDASVNSEATVEITEATSGETPVADGGDQAPQQTVVIFPDDDNAAN; encoded by the coding sequence ATGGTGTTAAGTCCGGATGACATTCATAACAAAGAGTTTTCAACGAAACTACGTGGTTACAATATTGATGAGGTCAATGATTTTCTGGAACAGATTATCAAAGACTATCAAATTACCTTAAAACAAAATAAGGACCTCCAAGAACGTTTAGACGCGAGTGAAGGCAAGTTGAAGTATTTCAACGAATTAAAAGATTCTTTGAACCAGTCGATTTTAGTGGCCCAAGAAGCTGCTGATAAGGTTAAGACCAACTCGAAGAAAGAAGCCGACATCATTACCCGGGAAGCCCAAAAGCAAGCTTCTGACATTGTCAGTGAAGCCACTGACAAGTCGAACCAAATGATTGACGACGCTTCACAAAAGGCCAAGCGCTTATCTGTTGAAACGGACGATTTGAAGAAACAAACACGGGTCTTCCGTCAACGCCTCCAAGTGATGTTAGAATCACAATTGGAAGTGGTTAAGAGCAAGGATTGGGACCAACTACTTAGCGAGACCAATACCGCAGACTATACTGAAATTCAACACGTTTTGAAGGAAGATAGTCTTGACAACTCGGGGGATGCGAGCGTAAACTCAGAAGCAACCGTTGAAATTACGGAAGCAACGAGTGGTGAAACCCCAGTTGCCGATGGTGGGGATCAAGCCCCACAACAAACGGTGGTTATTTTCCCTGACGATGACAACGCGGCTAACTAA
- the murG gene encoding undecaprenyldiphospho-muramoylpentapeptide beta-N-acetylglucosaminyltransferase, translating to MRLMISGGGTGGHIYPALALIDALKAHDPEAQVQFVGTHRGLESRIVPERGIDFKTIKIQGFKRSLSLQNVKTVYLFLKSVVTARKYIKAFKPDVVVGTGGYVSGAVVFAASQMHIPTVIHEQNSVVGVTNKFLSRFVDKIAISFESARSQFPEQKVVMTGNPRAQQVANIKKTGALAQFELDPEIPTALIFGGSRGAARINAAAVEALPELDKRDYQTLFVTGQVHYDKIKDGLSATALAPNVKIVPYIKNMPAILPEVAVILGRAGATSIAEITALGIPSILVPSPYVTNDHQTKNAQSLVNAGAAELIKESDLTGATLVAALDRLLQSSTHREAMAANAKKLGMPDAADQLLHVLESVVKSH from the coding sequence ATGCGACTAATGATTTCTGGCGGTGGAACTGGTGGTCACATCTACCCCGCCTTGGCGCTGATCGACGCGCTTAAAGCACACGATCCAGAAGCTCAAGTACAGTTCGTTGGAACTCATCGCGGACTGGAAAGCCGAATCGTGCCCGAACGCGGGATTGATTTTAAAACGATCAAGATTCAAGGCTTCAAACGGTCGTTATCCTTACAAAATGTGAAGACGGTCTACCTGTTCTTAAAGAGTGTGGTCACGGCTCGCAAATATATCAAGGCGTTTAAACCGGATGTCGTGGTTGGTACTGGGGGTTATGTCAGTGGGGCTGTCGTATTTGCAGCCAGCCAAATGCATATTCCAACGGTCATTCACGAACAAAACTCCGTGGTCGGAGTGACGAACAAGTTTTTGAGTCGCTTCGTCGACAAAATTGCGATTTCGTTTGAGAGTGCCCGGTCACAATTTCCAGAGCAAAAAGTGGTCATGACGGGTAACCCCCGCGCCCAACAAGTCGCGAATATCAAGAAGACTGGTGCGTTGGCCCAGTTTGAGTTAGATCCTGAAATTCCGACGGCTTTGATTTTTGGAGGTAGTCGGGGGGCCGCACGGATCAATGCTGCGGCCGTTGAAGCCTTACCTGAGCTGGACAAGCGCGATTATCAGACGCTCTTCGTAACGGGTCAGGTTCATTATGACAAGATTAAGGATGGCTTGTCCGCGACAGCCTTGGCACCGAATGTTAAAATCGTACCGTATATCAAAAATATGCCTGCAATTTTGCCTGAGGTAGCCGTGATTCTTGGCCGGGCCGGCGCAACCAGTATTGCGGAAATTACGGCGTTGGGCATTCCATCGATTTTGGTGCCAAGCCCATACGTGACGAACGACCATCAAACTAAGAATGCTCAGAGCCTTGTTAATGCGGGTGCTGCTGAACTGATTAAAGAATCGGACTTGACCGGGGCAACACTGGTCGCAGCTTTGGATCGATTATTGCAGAGCAGCACGCACCGTGAAGCCATGGCAGCAAATGCCAAGAAGCTTGGGATGCCAGATGCAGCGGACCAATTATTACATGTTTTAGAATCAGTCGTTAAGTCGCACTGA
- the ftsZ gene encoding cell division protein FtsZ has translation MEFSLDSTQNSGANIKVIGVGGGGGNAVNRMIAEDVKGVEFIVANTDVQALQTSNAETKIQLGPKLTRGLGAGSNPDVGSKAAQESEEALTEALQGADMVFVTAGMGGGTGNGAAPVVAKIAKDSGALTVGVVTRPFTFEGPKRARNAAEGIAQMKDNVDTLIVIANNRLLEIVDKKTPMMEAFQEADNVLRQGVQGISDLITSPGYVNLDFADVKTVMQNQGSALMGIGSATGENRTADATKQAISSPLLEVSIDGAEQVLLNITGGPDMSLYEAQAASDIVSQAATTEVNIIFGTSIDESLGDEVRVTVIATGIDQKQRELKLGNQSTRTAASQQRGGMFSNNSTDQPATSEAAQPSESQADDPFGNWDIRREPNNSRPVNNGQEFNNVEKTDFDVFNDNSQADDSKDDNSGDSLDTPPFFKRRRK, from the coding sequence ATGGAATTTTCTTTAGATTCAACCCAGAACTCAGGGGCTAATATTAAAGTCATTGGTGTCGGTGGCGGTGGTGGAAACGCCGTTAACCGGATGATTGCAGAAGACGTCAAGGGCGTCGAATTTATCGTTGCAAACACCGATGTACAAGCATTACAAACATCCAATGCTGAGACTAAGATTCAGCTTGGACCGAAATTAACACGAGGACTTGGCGCTGGTTCCAATCCTGATGTTGGTTCCAAAGCAGCACAAGAAAGTGAAGAAGCCTTGACGGAAGCCTTACAGGGCGCTGACATGGTCTTCGTCACTGCCGGAATGGGCGGTGGTACTGGTAACGGTGCTGCACCCGTAGTGGCTAAAATCGCTAAGGATTCAGGCGCTTTAACAGTTGGTGTGGTTACACGTCCATTTACGTTTGAAGGCCCGAAGCGGGCACGCAATGCGGCGGAAGGGATTGCCCAAATGAAGGACAACGTCGATACGTTGATCGTCATTGCCAATAACCGCTTGCTTGAAATCGTTGATAAGAAGACCCCAATGATGGAAGCCTTCCAAGAAGCCGATAACGTCTTACGTCAAGGGGTTCAAGGGATCTCTGATTTGATTACTTCACCAGGCTACGTCAACTTGGACTTTGCGGATGTCAAGACGGTCATGCAAAACCAAGGTTCCGCATTGATGGGAATCGGTTCTGCCACTGGCGAAAATCGGACTGCCGATGCGACGAAACAAGCCATTTCATCACCATTATTGGAAGTTTCAATCGATGGTGCCGAACAAGTCTTATTGAACATCACGGGTGGTCCCGACATGTCCTTATATGAAGCACAAGCTGCTTCAGACATCGTGAGCCAAGCTGCAACGACCGAAGTTAATATTATCTTTGGGACGTCGATTGATGAAAGCTTAGGCGATGAAGTTCGGGTGACGGTCATTGCGACTGGTATCGACCAGAAGCAACGGGAACTCAAATTGGGTAACCAATCAACTCGGACTGCTGCTAGCCAACAACGTGGTGGGATGTTTAGCAACAACTCAACAGACCAACCCGCAACTAGCGAAGCGGCTCAACCAAGTGAATCTCAAGCTGACGATCCATTCGGTAACTGGGATATCCGGCGCGAACCAAACAATTCACGGCCAGTCAACAATGGTCAAGAATTTAACAACGTTGAAAAGACAGATTTTGATGTTTTTAATGATAATTCACAAGCTGACGACAGCAAGGATGACAACAGTGGTGATTCACTAGATACGCCACCATTCTTCAAGCGTCGGCGTAAGTAA
- a CDS encoding YggT family protein, which translates to MLVTIISRLFQLYQLAIVVYILMSWFPGAYNTRIGQFLGQICEPFLSIFRRFIPAIAGLDFSPIIALLVLQFAESGLFYLLSFLTY; encoded by the coding sequence CTGTTAGTGACGATTATTAGTCGGTTATTTCAACTGTACCAATTAGCCATTGTGGTTTACATTCTGATGTCTTGGTTCCCAGGTGCCTATAATACGCGCATCGGGCAATTTTTAGGACAGATCTGTGAACCATTTCTCAGTATTTTTCGGCGCTTCATTCCCGCAATTGCCGGGTTGGATTTTTCACCAATCATTGCGCTGTTAGTGCTCCAATTTGCTGAAAGTGGCTTGTTTTACCTATTAAGCTTTTTGACGTATTAA